DNA from Flavobacteriales bacterium:
CGAGAGGAGCAGAGCGGAAAGCTGCGTGAGCTGGTGGTCAAGCGCTGGGCCAGGGAGAAGGAGCCCGATGCCTTCAGGAAGCGGCAGAAGGTGATGGCGTACTTCCTGCGACGCGGCTTTGCGTCGGAAGAGGTGAAGCGGGCGCTCGAGGGGCTGGCCTAGGTGCCGCCCGCCCGCTGCCAAGGGCTGACAGCCAGCAACATGCAACGGACAGCCCCGCCCCAGCTACTTTCGCGCCCGGAATGATCACCATCGACAAGATCGGCGGCCTCGGTGAACGCCTGGAAGCGCTCAAGGGCTACCTCGAGATCGAGGACAAGCGCGGGCGTATCCTCGAGGAGGAGAAATACACCCACGACCCCGACTTCTGGAACGACCAGAAGAAGGCGCAGGCCACCATGAAGAAGATCCGCGAGCTGAAGCGCTGGGTGGCGCTCTGGGAAGATGTGAAGCGCGAGATAGACGATGTGGGCGTGATGTTCGACTTCTGGAAGGCGAAGGAGGTGAGCGAAGAGGAAGTGGAAGCGCAATTCGGCAAGGCGGAGAAGGCCTTGGAGGAGCTGGAGTTCAAGAATATGCTCAGCGCCGAGGAGGACCCCCTGAGCGCGGTGGTGCAGATCACCAGCGGTGCGGGCGGCACCGAGAGCAACGACTGGGCCTTGATGCTGCTGCGGATGTACCGCATGTGGGCGGAGAAGAGCGGCTACGCGGTGAAGGTGCTGGACTACCAGGACGGGGAAGCGGCGGGCATCAAGCAGGCCACGTTGGAGGTGGATGGCGAGTTCGCCTTCGGCATGCTGAAGGGCGAGAACGGCGTCCACCGGCTGGTGCGCATCAGCCCCTTCGACAGCAATGCGCGCCGCCACACGAGCTTCGTGAGCGTGTACGTGTATCCGCTGGTGGACGAGAGCATCGAGATCGACATCAACCCGGCGGACATCACGTGGGACACCTTCCGCAGCGGCGGTGCCGGCGGGCAGAACGTGAACAAGGTGGAGACCGGCGTGCGCCTGCGCCACGCGCCCACGGGCATCATCATCGAGAATACCGAGACGCGCAGCCAGCTGGAGAACAAGAACAAGGCGCTGCAGCTGCTGAAGTCGCAGCTGTACGAGGCCGAGCTGGAGCGCCGCCGCAGCAAGCGCAGCGAGATCGAGGCCGGCAAGAAGAAGATCGAGTGGGGCAGCCAGATCCGCAACTACGTGCTGCAGCCCTACAAGCTGGTGAAGGACGTGCGCACCGAGCACGAGACGAGCAGCGTGGATGATGTGCTGAACGGCGGGATCGATGAGTTCCTGAAGGCCTATCTGATGATGCACGGGCAGAGCCAGAAGGTCTGAGAATGATGAACACAGAACATTGAATACCGAATGTCGAAGGGAGGTAGACCCCGCTTCGATGTTGATAATGCGGTGTTCGATGTCAGAAATTGAAGCGAAGCCATGAGCGACTACCGCATCGAGAAGGACACCATGGGCGAGGTGAGGGTGCCCGCCGACAAGTACTGGGGCGCGCAGACCGAGCGCAGCCGCAATAACTTCCGCATCGGCCCGCCGGGCAGCATGCCGCGCGAGATCGTGCATGCCTTCGCCTACCTGAAGAAGGCCGCCGCGCTCACCAACCTGGAGCTGGGCAAGCTGCCGAAGGAGAAGTGCGACCTCATCGGCCGCGTGTGCGACGAGATCCTCACCGGGGCGCTGGATGACCAGTTCCCGCTGGTGATCTGGCAGACCGGCAGCGGCACCCAGAGCAACATGAACGTGAACGAGGTGATCGCCTACCGCGCGCACGTGCTCAACGGCGGCCAGCTCACAGACGAACAGAAGGTGCTCAACCCCAACGATGATGTGAACAAGAGCCAGAGCAGCAACGACACCTATCCCACGGCCATGCACATCGCGGCCTACAAGCTGACGGTGGAGGTGACCATCCCGGGCGTGAAGAAACTGCGCGACACGCTGGCGAAGAAGGCTGAGGCCTTCAAGGGCGTGGTGAAGACCGGCCGCACGCACTTCATGGACGCCACGCCGCTAACGCTGGGCCAGGAGTTCAGCGGCTACGTGCAACAGCTCGACAACGGCCTCCGCGCCGTGAACAACGCACTGGAGATGGTGCGTGAGCTGGCGCTCGGCGGCACCGCCGTGGGCACCGGCCTCAACGCGCCGAAGGGCTACAGCGCGCTGGTGGCGAAGAAGATCGCCGAGCTCACGGGCCTGCCCTTCGTCACCGCGCCCAACAAGTTCGAGGCGCTGGCCGCCCACGATGCCATGGTGGAACTGAGCGGCGCGCTGAAGCGTCTCGCGGTCTCGCTCATGAAGATCGGCAACGACATCCGCATGCTCAGCAGCGGTCCCCGCAGCGGCATCGGCGAGATCGTGATCCCGGACAATGAGCCCGGTTCCAGCATCATGCCCGGCAAGGTGAACCCCACGCAGCCCGAGGCGCTCACCATGGTGGCCGCACAGGTGATGGGTAATGATGTGGCCGTGAGCATCGGGGCCAGCAACGGTCATTTCGAGCTCAACGTGTTCAAGCCGCTCATCGCTGCGAACGTGCTGCAAAGCGCCCGCCTGATCGGCGATGCCTGCGTGAGCTTCAACGACAAGTGCGCCGAGGGCATCGAGCCGAACCGCCCGGTGATCAAGCGTCACCTGGAGAATTCGCTGATGCTCGTGACCAGCCTCAACCCGCACATCGGCTACTACAAGGCGGCCGAGATCGCGAAGAAGGCGCACAAGGAAGGCACCACGCTGAAGGAGGCCGCCATCGCGCTCGGCCACGTGAGCGCCGAGGATTTCGACAAGTGGGTGGACCCGGCCAAGATGACGAGCGAGGGATGAGGCGTATCGCCCCTCTAGCGGTCGCTGTTTTCCTCGGTTTCCCCGGCAGCGCCCAAGTGATCGCCACGGGGGCGCTCAAGCGCACCATGTGGGATGGCCAATGCAGCGGACTCATCGCCATGGACACGCTGGGCCTGCCTGGCGTATATGGCATGGGACCGCTTGAGCATATGCGCGGCGAGATCACCTTGGTGGATGGCCGTTGCCATGTGGCGCGCGTCGACGGTGACAGCTTGGTGGTGCAGGTGGACAGCACCGTCAAGGCGCCCTTCTTCGTGCATGCGCGGGTGGCGAGGTGGGAGGACGTGAAGCTGCCCCGTGAGGTGGCGGATGATCGGCACCTGGATGCCTATCTCGATCAGCGGAGCGGGGATGAGCCCTTCTTTTTCCGGTTGGCCGGACGGTTCGATGCGGTGGATCTGCACGTCTGGGACCTGCCCGCTGATTCATCGTTCAGAGGGCCAGCGGAAGGCGCGCGCTACAAGCGCCAATTCAGCTTCAAGGACATTGAGGGCGAAGTGCTCGCTGTGTTCTCACGCCACCATCGCACGGTGTTCACGCACCACGATTCCTTCATCCATCTGCATTTCCTCGGCACCGATGGCCGCACGATGGGCCATGTGGATGGGCTCCGGTTCATCCCGGGCCGTGCCGGGCTTCAGGTGGGCAGGCCCTGACGTCACGAGAAGAGAAGCCCGGAGCTTTCGCCCCGGGCCCCCTCCTTGGGCAATACCCGTGTGCCTACCTCACGACGGGCTTGCCATTGGCTGTCCAGGCCTGTATGCCTCCGGCCATATCCGTTACGTCCTTGAAACCGGCTTGCAGAAGCGCCTCACGCGCGGCGGCGCTCCTGCGGCCTGAGGCGCAGTACACCAGCACCGGTGCCTGCTTGTCGAGCGTGGCCATCCCGGCCTGCAGCTGGCCGTTCGTCCAATCAAGGTTCCGTGCGCCATCCAGGTGGCCCGAGGCGTATTCACTCGCGGTGCGGACATCGATGAGCTGGGCTTTCGGTGTGCCAAGGGCCTTCTCGAAGGCATCGGGACCGACGGCTGTTGCATTTCCGGCTTGGCCGGCCTGGCCGCAGGCAGTGAGCACCAGGATGCTCAGCAGGGGGATGATGGCAATGGTTCGCATGCTATGGGTGTTCTTTGGCAGGTTCAGGCGAGCTGCTTCTTCGCCAGGTAGAAATCAACCTTCTCCAGCTTGTTGTCCGCATTGCGGGCATCGAGCTCGGCCAGCGTCTTGGGCGGGGGCACGATGACCTTCTCGCCCTTCTTCCAGTTCACCGGTATCGCGCATGCATGTGCATCGGTGGTCTGCATGGCCTCCAGCACGCGCATGATCTCCTCCATGTTGCGGCCCACGTTCAGCGGGTAGTACATGATGAGGCGGATGACGCCCTTGGGGTCGATGAAGAAGACAGCGCGCACGGCGGCGGTATTGCTCGTGTTCTCGTGCAGCATGCCGTAGAGCTTCGCCACCTTCATGTCGATGTCCGCGATGATCGGGAAGTCCATGTATACACCGGTCTTCTCGCGCACGTTCTGCACCCAGGCCACGTGGCTGTGGATGCTGTCGATGCTCTCGCCCATGAGCTTCGTCTTCCGGGTGGCGAACCATTCCTTGTTGCGCGCGAACTCGGTGAGCTCTGTGGTGCATACGGGGGTGAAGTCAGCCGGATGGCTGAAGAGGATCACCCAATGGTCCTTGGCGAAGTCGCTGAAGCGGAGCACGCCGTGGGTGGTGTTGGCCTCGAAATCGGGCGCCTTGTCGCCGATGCGGGGCATCATGACTGGTTCCATGCTGTTGGTGGTTTCGTGGTAGATGAAGGTTGGAGTCGCTCACATGAATGGTGCGATGACCTCCTGCAGCTGATCGGCGCTCATCACGCCGCTGCGCCGCCAAACGGGCTGCCCGTTCTTGAAGACGATGAGCGTGGGCACGCCTTGGATGCGGTAGGCCTGCGCCGCCGCCGGGTTGCGGTCCACATCGATCTTGAGCACGGTGGCGTTCTCGCCTACACGGCGCTTGAAGTCCTCCAGGATGGGGCCCATCACGCGGCAAGGGCCGCACCATTCGGCGGAGAAGTCGACCAGCACCGGCTTGTCGCCGGCGATGATATCCTTGAAGCTCGTGGCTTTCTCTGAGGTTGTCATTTGATCTCTTGGTAGGTGGGTTCGTCGTCTTTGCCGGCTGCCCGCGCAGGTGTCGGGGCGCAGGTGCCGGCGAAGCAGCCGGTGTTCAGGATGGCCTGCAGGCTGAAGAAGGCCCCGGCTCCGTAGGCGAAGGCATCACCGCTGGCGAAGCCTTGTCCCAGGAATGCCATGCCTGCGAGCAGGCGCAGCCAGCGGGACCAGTGCCATTGGAGCAGCGCGCTCAACGCAGCAGGGCTTGCACGTTCTGCCAAGGGCCGCCATTGTAGGCCTCATAGCCGGCGCTCTTCAGCGCATCGGCGGCCATGCCGCTGCGGGCGCCGCTGCGGCAGCAGGTGATCACGGGCTTGTCCTTGCTGATCTTGCCCAGCTGCGATTGCAGGCGGTCGAGCGGGATGTTCACCGCGCCCTTGGGGTGACCGGCGCGGAACTCGTCGGGTGTGCGCACATCGATGATCTGCGCGCCTTCCTTGATTTTCTGGCCGAGGTCCACCTTGGTGCCGAGGCCGAAGAGATTGCCGAACATGGGAGGGATGTTGTTTGTGCCACAAAGGTCCGTATCCGCGGGACCGGCGTGGGTGACGCGCATCACCAAGGGCGCTCAGAAGGCGTAGTTCACGATGAGGTTCACGTGGTGCATGTCCACCTTGTTGAAGGCCTGGCGCTCATTAAGGTTCTGCTCATAGAGCGGCATCTTGTACAGATAGAGCAGCTGCACGGCCAATCCTTTCCAACCGCCACTGAACTGGTATTGGGTGTTCAGGGCGTAATGGGCGTAAGAGGGGAACGCGTACTTGTTCAATCGGACGTCGGAGATCGCCGGTAGCCAGTATGCGCCGCCATCAAGCTCTATGCGGAGACCCTTGACCGCATCGCGCAGGATGAGGTTGACGGTGGTGGCATGCACGTCGCCGAGGCCTTCGTTCCGTTCACGCGGGAGGAAGGTGAAGAATGGGTCGCGTCCCCATTCACGGGGCATCAGATACCTGCCGCCGGCCGTGATCCGCGTATAGTTGAGCTGCCAGCGGAACTTGCCGGGCACGTGGCGGAGCCGGGCGCTGAAGGCCATGCTCTCCTCGCCTTCGGGCATGTAGGCCCGCTCGGGGTCGGCCAGGGAGCCTTGTGCTGCCGGGCTCTGTGCAAGGCCGAGCATGGAGAGGCTCCATCGGTCATCGCGCCTGCCCAGGTCGAACTGGAGCATCGCCGTGTTGAACATGTTCTCCACGTACACATCCCACAGGGTGACCGACATGTGCCGGCCGATCTGCTCTTTCGCCGACAGGGCGAAGATGCCCAGACTGTTCTGGTGATCGCCATGGGAGGATGGTTCACCCATGATGTTGCGGCCTGCGGGGTACAAGTGGGTGCTCTCCTCCACATGGTACCACTTGCTCGTGCTTCGCGGTGCCACCCGGTACAGCCAGCCGCCCTGCACCGTGGTGCCATGTTTCAATTTGTGGCGCGCCCAGATGCCCTCGAACAAGGTGGGGTGCATGCGCCCGTCCTGTGGGTTCAGGAAGGGGGTGTTGAGCTCCTGCTTGCCGAACACCGCTTCGGTGCGACGGTCGCGACTGACGTAGTTCAACTGGAACTCGTGCAGGTAGGCGAGGTCCTCCACGTTCTTCGGGTCGGTCACATCGAACAGGCCGATCTCGTAACGGCTGGTGCCTCCTGTCACCGGATCGATCTCCTCGAAGTCACTGGACGCGAGGTCGAACGTGAAGCCACCTGCCATCTTGAACTGAAGGCCATGCCACCGGTCCGAGGCGTAGCCCAGCACGCCGCCGAAGGCGACGACACAGTAATCCGCCGGAGCGCCTTCATTGACCGTGACCATGTTGTACTGGCGGAAGCGTCCTTCCAAGGTGCCGCGTTGCATGATCTCGAACAGCTGGCTGTTCTGGCGCAGGCTGTCGGAATGCGGCAGGTCGTGCTCCTCGTGCTGAGCGGTGGCACCCATGGCCAGATGGGCCAGGAGTGCAACAGCGGCCATCCGGCTCCCTCGTGAAGCCTGGTGCAGTTCGTTATGATGCATGACCTAGAAGCCTGCCTTGATGTAGCTCCAGCCCTGTTCCTGGCGTTCCACGATGTGGATGATTCCGGCCTTCACGAAGCCTGCATCCGGAAGCACCTTCGCGCGGTCCAGGTTCCGCTCCTTGATGGTGTTCTCACAGGCCAGGAACACGATGCCCTGCGCGGCGAACTCCTTCACCTTCGCCTGCACGATGCTGCGGTCGCCCATCAGCAGGTCCATGCCCGGGCCGTGGCACACGACCTCCAGCTCCATCTTGGGCGCGGCCTCCTTCATGTTGCGCAGCTGGCGCATCAGCCCCTTGTGCACCAATGTGTCGCCGCTCACGAGCTGCATCACGATGCGGTGCTTCATTGGCGTGTCCTGGGCCTTGAGGGAACCCAGTACGGAGAGAGCGAGGAGCAGGAGAAGAATGAGCTTTTTCATGATCGAGGACAAAGGTGCCGCGGATGCCCGCAGTGCTTCAGTGACTCTGCTCACCGGAACTCATAATCGTACCCTTCCAGCTGGCTCAGCAGGGTCTGCGGCGCATCGGTTGCCGTGATGCGGCCTTCCACCTTCGGTGCCACCGGGCTGAACTTGCCGAAGTACTCGCGCAGGATGGTGTGCATCGTGACGTTCGCACGGCGCGGGTTCTTCACCTTCTCCAGTCGGCACAGGGTGTCATCGGGATCGCCCTCGCGCTCGCACGCGGCGATCAGGTAGGTTTTGTTGCGGTCAATGGGCTTGCCGCCGATTTTGATCCAGTTGACGCGCTTGCCGAGGTCGTTGTGCATGGTGAAGTTGGCCGTCATGCCCTTGAAGCGCACCACCCAGCCGCCGAAGCGCTTGGCAGGATCCTTCGCGAACACGTTGTGCAGTTCCTTCTCCAGCCAGTTCCAGAGCTGTTCCCCCGTGGCCTCGCCGTACTTGGCCTCGCTGTCCACGGGGATCATGCTCCACAGGTCGTCGTTGGTGATGGGCGTAGGGTTCTTGCCGTCGGCCACGATCGGCGGGCAGAAGCGGAAGCCGTTGCTGATGGCCACATCGGGCTTCAGTTTCCACATGATGGCGTCCGTGATCAGGTTGTCCATCGGGTTCTCGATCACGTAGTAGCGCACCAGTGTGTTCTTCGTGCTGCCCACCACCGTGCTGAGCTCCTCCTGGTAGGGCGCGCTCACTTCGTCCACGAGCTGCAGCATGCCCTTGTCGGCCGGGTACTTCTCGGGGTCCACATCGAGAAGTTCGTAGTGGCTGTCCTTCACCTGGCCGTTCTCCACCACCACGTCCAGCCGCGCCACGAACGAGCCGAAGGCACCGGGCTCCACCACCTTGCTGTACTTCGCTTCGATGGGCTTGCGCACGCGTTCGTGCGTGTCGGCGCCCAGGATGAGGTCGGCGCCCTCCACCTCGGGCTTGTTGGCCAGATCCACCTGCTGGGCCAGTCCCATGTGGGTGACGAGGAAGACCATGGCGCAGCCCTCGTAATCGCGCAGGATGCGGATGTAGCGCGCCACGTTCTGCTCGGGCTTGGTGAATTTGATGCCGCAGCTGTACGCCGGCGACTGGCGTTTGGGCGTGAGGGGATCGTTGTAGCCGATGAAGCCGATCTTGACACCGGCCACAACCTTGGTCCAGTAAGGCTGGAAGATCATCTCGCCCGCCATGTCGGCGGTGGGGTCCACCATGTCGCCGCAGTAGTCGGCCAGGGGCTCGTGCCACATGTTGGCGCAGATCTTCGCGCCCCGGTAGCCGCCCAGGTCCTTCAGCATGTTCTCCTTGCCGTACACCACCTCCCAGTTGCCGGGCAGGAGCAGGTCGTAGCCCACCTTGTTCATCAGGGGCACGATGGCGCGCCCCTCGCTCTTGGCCGCCACACCGCCGCCCTGGAAGCAGTCGCCACCGTCGATCACGATGGTGTTGGCCGGGTCCTCGTTGCGCAGCGTGTCGATCATGCTCTTCAGCACACCGTAGCCGCCGCGCTTCTTGTACACGGGCTTGCCGTTCTCCAGGAAGAACTCGTCATGCGTGTGCAGCTGCGAGTGGATGTCGCTGGTGAAGAGGATGGTGAACTTGCCGGCCTTGCCGCTCTGCACAGCGCGGCTGCCCACGAGCTCTTCGCGGCGTTGCGCATCGCCCATGGAGCCGAGCGCCACCGTGGGGCCGAGCGTGAGCCCCGCACCCAGCGCGCCGAGCGATCTCAGGGCCTGCCTTCGGCTGACCCCGTATGCCTTCTCATTGTGGGCGCCGCAGGTGCAGCCAGGGGGGTGGATGATCTCGCTCATGGTTTCTTGTAGTAGGAGGCGATGGGTCCGAACGGGCCGTATTTGTGCTGCTTCTCGGGGAACTTGTCGGCGTAGGGCCCGAACGGGTGGTCCACGGGTTTCTTGCTGATGTCGGGCCAATCACCGGTGAGGTCCTTGGCGGGTCGGGGCTGGGAGTTCACATAGGCGGCCACATCCCAGGCCTCCTCGTCGGTGAGCTGCGGGGTCTCCCACGTGGCGCCCTGGGGCATGTTGGCCTTCACGTAGCCGGCGAACCGGCTCATTCGGAAAAGGCCGGCGCCCTGGTTGTAGCTGCCGTCGCCCCAGAGCGGCGGGTAGATGTGCGTGACGCCATCGGCCTTCAGCATGCCCTGGCCATCCTTGCCGTGGCACGACATGCACTTGGCCTCGAACACGGCCTGCCCGCGCTTGGGGTCGGCCGGGCGGTCCAAGAAGGCCAGCTCCACGATGCCGCTGCCTTTGGGCTTCTTCTCCTTGGCGATGCCCGTGCCCAGCCATTGCATGTAGGCGAGGATAGCCTGCATCTCGCGGCCGGTGCTGTCCAGCGCGGTTCCGTTGAGGCTGCGCTCCACGCAATCGTTCACGCGCTTCACCACCGTCTCGGTGGCTCCGCTGCGCGCCCTGAACTTCGGGTAGGTGCTCCAGACCGCGCCGTAATTGTTGCCCCACGGGCGCGTTCCGGCGTCGAGGTGGCAGTTCTGGCAATTGAGCGCGTTCGTGTTCCGCATCACCGTGCCATTGGGGCCGATGTAGTGCGCGGTGTTCGCGATGAGCTCCCGCCCGTAACGGATCAGCTCCTCCTGGGCATCATCCAGGAAGGCCAGCCGGCTGGTATCGGCGCCAGCCCAGAGGCTGTCTGCCGCGTAGATGGCTGTTTGCGGCAAGGGCTCGGGCGGCGGCGGCTTGGGCTCGAACGCTCCCGGGGGGATGAAGAACTGCGCGACCACCAGCACGAGCAGCACCCAGGTGATGCGCTTGCTCCAGCTCAGGCCCGTTCTGCGCGGGTTCCCCATGCGCTCCTGGAGCGTGGCCACGGCATCGTCGAGCACGTGCAGCACGACGAGCACGAGCAGCGTGGCGATGAGGACGACGACCGGGATGAGCATGGCGCGGTGTTCAGTGGGGGAGCTTGTCGCGGATGACACCATACACGTACGTGCCCGCCCAAGCGCTGAGGAAGGTGACGATGATGACCGAGTAGCCTGCGCCGATTTGCGCGAACAGCGGCCCTGGGCAGGCACCGGTGATGGCCCAGCCCAGACCGAACAGCAGGCCGCCGTAGATCTGGCCCTTGTTGAAGGTCTTGTTGGGGATCACCACGGCTTCGCCCTGCACGGTCTTGATGCCGAAGCGCTTGATCAGCTGCACGCTGATCAGCCCCACCACCACGGCGGTGCCGATCACGCCGTACATGTGGAAGCTCTCGAAGCGGAACATCTCCTGGATGCGGAACCAGCTGATGATCTCGGCCTTGAAGAAGACGATGCCGAAGAGCACGCCCCAGGCGCTGTACTTCAGGTTATCCCACCAGGGCCGCTCCACCTGGCTCTCGTTCACGCACATGGTGTCCAGCGAGCGTACCTCGAAGTCGGTGTTCGTTTCCACCGCCGGGGTCTTGTTTATGGTCTTTTCCATGGGGCGTCAGAGGGTCAGGAGGTAGGGGAGGATGAACCACGTCATGAGGATGCCGCCGACCATGAACATCACGGTGGCGATGAGGCTGGGCCACTGCAGGCTGCTGAGGCCCATGATGGCGTGGCCGCTGGTGCAGCCGCCGGCGTAGCGGGTGCCGAAGCCGACCATGAAGCCGCCGACCACGAAGAAGATCAGGCCGCGCAGCGTGAAGAGCTGTTCCCAGCTGAAGATCTCGGCGGGCAGCAGGTGACTGGTATCCGTGATGCCTTTGCTCGCGAGGTATTCCTGCGTGCCTTCAGCCAGCATGATCGGGTTGGGGTCGCTGAGGAAAGTGGCGGCCAGGAAGGCGCCCACGGCGATGCCACCCACGAAGAACAGGTTCCAGGCCTCCTTCTTCCAGTCATACTTGAAGAACTTCACATCGCCGGGGATGCAGGCGGCGCAGAGGTGGCGCAGCGAGCTGCTGATGCCGAAGGTCTTGTTGCCCACGAGCAGCAGGTAGGGCACGGTGAGGCCGATGAGGGCGCCGGCCAAGTACCACGGCCACGGTTGTTTCAGGGTCTCGAGCATGATGTTGGGGGATCTTGGTGAATGGTCGTTGGCGAATGGTGAATGGGAATGCCTGTTCGGCGCCCCATTCACCATTGACCATTCACCATTCGCTTCGGTTTACTTCTTCAAGGTGCTCGGGCAGACGTAGTCCGTCACCTTCACGTCCGTGTTGTTCTTGATGGCGTTGAAGCCACCCGCCACATCCACGATGTTGTGCCAGCCGCGGGCCTTCAGCAGGCTTGCCGCGATCATGCTGCGGTAGCCGCCGGCGCAGTGGATGTAGTTGGTCTCCTCCTTGCTGAAGGCGGCCAGGTTCTGGTTGATGTACTGCAGCGAGGCATGCCAGGCGCCGTCCACGTGCTCGGCCTCGTATTCGCCGTCCTTGCGCACGTCCACCACGCGCAGCTTGTTCGCGTGGAAGCGCTTCGCGAACTCCTCGGCGGGGATGCTCTCGATGGTGTCCACGTCCTTGCCGCTCGCCTTCCAAGCGCTGATGCCGCCCTTCAGGTAACCGAACACGTTGTCGTAGCCCACGCGGGCCAGACGCGTCACTACCTCGTCCTCCATGCCTTCATCGGTCACCAGCAGCAGCGGGTGCTTCACATCGGGGATCATGGCGCCCACCCAGGGAGCGAAGTCGCCCTTGATGCCGATGTTGATGCTACGGGGCACGAAGCCGTCCTTGAAGGTCTGCGCACCGCGCGTGTCGAGCACCAGGGCCCCTTCGGTCTCGGCTACCAGCTCGAACTGGTCGGGGGTGAGGGCACGCATGCCGCGCTCCTTCACGCTGTCCACGCTCTCGATCACGCCCTTGTTCATGGCCACGTTCTGGGGGAAGTAGGCGGGCGGCGGCAGCAGGCCATCGGTCACCTCCTTGATGAACTGCTCCTTGGTCGCGGCCTTCAGCGCGTAGTTGGTCTGCTTCTGGTTGCCCAGCGTGTCCCAGGTCTCCTTGCTCATGTTCTTGCCGCAGGCGCTGCCGGCCCCGTGCGCGGGGTACACCAGCACGTCATCGGGCAGGGACATGATCTTGGTGTGCAGGCTCTCGTACAGGTAGCCGGCCAGGTCCTCCTGCGTCAGCGAGCCCATCTTCTGCGCGAGGTCGGGGCGGCCCACATCGCCGATGAAGAGGGTATCACCGGTGAAGATGGCGTGCGGCTTGCCGCTCTCATCCTTCAGCAGGTAGGTGGTGCTCTCCATGGTGTGGCCCGGCGTGTGCAGCACGGTGATGGTCACCTTGCCCACCTTCAGCACCTCACCATCGGTGGCGATGTGCGCATCGAACTGCGGGTTCGCATTGGGGCCGTACACGATGGGTGCACCGGTCTTCTTGGAGAGGTCCAGGTGGCCGCTCACGAAGTCGGCGTGGAAGTGCGTCTCGAGCACGTACTTGATGCGCGCTCCGCTTTGCTTGGCGCGGTCCAGATAAGGCTGGGTCTCCCGCAGCGGGTCGATGATGACGGCCTCGCCGTCGCTCTCGATGTAGTAGGCGCCTTGCGCCAGGCAGCCGGTGTAGATCTGTTCGATCTTCATGATGGGGGTTGTTTTGCGTGTTGGGTGGGTCCGGGCGATGGGAGGATGCCCGTGAGTTAGCTGAGGTTGGAGAGTTCGCGGGCGATGATATACACGCCCATGACCAGCACGAACCAGCCGAAGGCGGGCTTGAGCTTCTCGTTCGGTATGCGTTTGCTGAGCAGGCTGCCGGCGATGATGCCCACCACCGCGATAGCGGAGAACACCAGCAGGAAGTTCCAGTCGATGAGCTCGTCGCCGCCCAGGTCGCCGGTGAAGCCGATGAGGCTCTTGGCGGCGATGATGATGAGGGAGGTGCCCACCGCCTGCTTCATCGGCAGCTTGGCCAGCAGCACCAAGGCGGGGATGATGAGGAAGCCGCCGCCTGCGCCTACCAGCCCGGTGATGGTGCCCACCACCGCGCCTTCCACCAGGATGAGTGGGTAGTTGAAGCTCACCTTGCCGCCTTCAATGCCGTTCGCCTTGGCCCTTGGCTTGCGGATCATGCTGTAGGCCGCGGACACCATCAGCAGCGCGAACAGGATGAGCATGCCGA
Protein-coding regions in this window:
- a CDS encoding bifunctional metallophosphatase/5'-nucleotidase yields the protein MSEIIHPPGCTCGAHNEKAYGVSRRQALRSLGALGAGLTLGPTVALGSMGDAQRREELVGSRAVQSGKAGKFTILFTSDIHSQLHTHDEFFLENGKPVYKKRGGYGVLKSMIDTLRNEDPANTIVIDGGDCFQGGGVAAKSEGRAIVPLMNKVGYDLLLPGNWEVVYGKENMLKDLGGYRGAKICANMWHEPLADYCGDMVDPTADMAGEMIFQPYWTKVVAGVKIGFIGYNDPLTPKRQSPAYSCGIKFTKPEQNVARYIRILRDYEGCAMVFLVTHMGLAQQVDLANKPEVEGADLILGADTHERVRKPIEAKYSKVVEPGAFGSFVARLDVVVENGQVKDSHYELLDVDPEKYPADKGMLQLVDEVSAPYQEELSTVVGSTKNTLVRYYVIENPMDNLITDAIMWKLKPDVAISNGFRFCPPIVADGKNPTPITNDDLWSMIPVDSEAKYGEATGEQLWNWLEKELHNVFAKDPAKRFGGWVVRFKGMTANFTMHNDLGKRVNWIKIGGKPIDRNKTYLIAACEREGDPDDTLCRLEKVKNPRRANVTMHTILREYFGKFSPVAPKVEGRITATDAPQTLLSQLEGYDYEFR
- a CDS encoding c-type cytochrome gives rise to the protein MLIPVVVLIATLLVLVVLHVLDDAVATLQERMGNPRRTGLSWSKRITWVLLVLVVAQFFIPPGAFEPKPPPPEPLPQTAIYAADSLWAGADTSRLAFLDDAQEELIRYGRELIANTAHYIGPNGTVMRNTNALNCQNCHLDAGTRPWGNNYGAVWSTYPKFRARSGATETVVKRVNDCVERSLNGTALDSTGREMQAILAYMQWLGTGIAKEKKPKGSGIVELAFLDRPADPKRGQAVFEAKCMSCHGKDGQGMLKADGVTHIYPPLWGDGSYNQGAGLFRMSRFAGYVKANMPQGATWETPQLTDEEAWDVAAYVNSQPRPAKDLTGDWPDISKKPVDHPFGPYADKFPEKQHKYGPFGPIASYYKKP
- a CDS encoding YeeE/YedE thiosulfate transporter family protein codes for the protein MEKTINKTPAVETNTDFEVRSLDTMCVNESQVERPWWDNLKYSAWGVLFGIVFFKAEIISWFRIQEMFRFESFHMYGVIGTAVVVGLISVQLIKRFGIKTVQGEAVVIPNKTFNKGQIYGGLLFGLGWAITGACPGPLFAQIGAGYSVIIVTFLSAWAGTYVYGVIRDKLPH
- a CDS encoding YeeE/YedE thiosulfate transporter family protein, whose protein sequence is MVNGAPNRHSHSPFANDHSPRSPNIMLETLKQPWPWYLAGALIGLTVPYLLLVGNKTFGISSSLRHLCAACIPGDVKFFKYDWKKEAWNLFFVGGIAVGAFLAATFLSDPNPIMLAEGTQEYLASKGITDTSHLLPAEIFSWEQLFTLRGLIFFVVGGFMVGFGTRYAGGCTSGHAIMGLSSLQWPSLIATVMFMVGGILMTWFILPYLLTL
- a CDS encoding MBL fold metallo-hydrolase is translated as MKIEQIYTGCLAQGAYYIESDGEAVIIDPLRETQPYLDRAKQSGARIKYVLETHFHADFVSGHLDLSKKTGAPIVYGPNANPQFDAHIATDGEVLKVGKVTITVLHTPGHTMESTTYLLKDESGKPHAIFTGDTLFIGDVGRPDLAQKMGSLTQEDLAGYLYESLHTKIMSLPDDVLVYPAHGAGSACGKNMSKETWDTLGNQKQTNYALKAATKEQFIKEVTDGLLPPPAYFPQNVAMNKGVIESVDSVKERGMRALTPDQFELVAETEGALVLDTRGAQTFKDGFVPRSINIGIKGDFAPWVGAMIPDVKHPLLLVTDEGMEDEVVTRLARVGYDNVFGYLKGGISAWKASGKDVDTIESIPAEEFAKRFHANKLRVVDVRKDGEYEAEHVDGAWHASLQYINQNLAAFSKEETNYIHCAGGYRSMIAASLLKARGWHNIVDVAGGFNAIKNNTDVKVTDYVCPSTLKK
- a CDS encoding sulfite exporter TauE/SafE family protein — its product is MEILGYIGAILMGLSLGLIGGGGSILTVPILVYLFSIDAVLATAYSLFIVGLTSLIGSFSHMRLGNIHWRTAIVFGIPSILAVYATRAFLVPALPDPLLTLGDLAVSKALGMLILFALLMVSAAYSMIRKPRAKANGIEGGKVSFNYPLILVEGAVVGTITGLVGAGGGFLIIPALVLLAKLPMKQAVGTSLIIIAAKSLIGFTGDLGGDELIDWNFLLVFSAIAVVGIIAGSLLSKRIPNEKLKPAFGWFVLVMGVYIIARELSNLS